Proteins from a single region of Streptomyces griseiscabiei:
- a CDS encoding ABC transporter permease — protein MPETVLADTPGAAAPDATEPTAKRTALLGGRIPLARLRDLALVPAIIAIAIVGQIVNPVFLQADNLMNVLQTMSEIALLVLAQTMVLIVKKMDLSLESTMGLAPGVAAWLTIGSAGHGLGLLPGAWSIPVTLAVGVLVGVINALLIIRFGLNGFIVTLGMLIVLRGVLTGISGGQTFFQLPESMLYLGTAQWFGMPASIWLCLVLFAVAIVVLGWTSFGRSLYAIGGNVDAAKAAGIRTDRVLWIVIVTGSLLAALAGLLLSGRLASVASAQGNGYIFTVFAAAVIGGISLNGGKGTMFGAFSGILLLFMIQNVLTLAGVPAQWIGALNGLIILVALTISRITGGKVQE, from the coding sequence ATGCCTGAAACCGTCCTCGCGGACACGCCGGGGGCCGCCGCGCCCGACGCCACGGAACCGACCGCGAAGCGGACCGCCCTGCTGGGCGGCAGAATCCCCCTGGCCCGGCTGCGCGACCTCGCCCTGGTGCCGGCCATCATCGCCATCGCGATCGTCGGACAGATCGTCAACCCGGTCTTCCTGCAGGCCGACAACCTCATGAACGTCCTGCAGACCATGTCCGAGATCGCCCTGCTGGTGCTCGCCCAGACGATGGTCCTGATCGTCAAGAAGATGGACCTCTCCCTGGAGTCCACCATGGGCCTCGCGCCCGGTGTCGCGGCCTGGCTGACCATCGGCAGCGCCGGACACGGACTCGGCCTGCTCCCCGGCGCCTGGTCGATCCCGGTCACGCTCGCCGTGGGCGTGCTCGTCGGTGTGATCAACGCCCTGCTGATCATCCGCTTCGGCCTCAACGGGTTCATCGTCACCCTCGGCATGCTGATCGTGCTGCGCGGTGTCCTCACCGGTATCTCGGGCGGCCAGACCTTCTTCCAGCTGCCGGAGTCGATGCTCTACCTCGGCACCGCCCAGTGGTTCGGGATGCCCGCCTCCATCTGGCTCTGCCTCGTCCTGTTCGCCGTCGCCATCGTCGTCCTCGGCTGGACCAGCTTCGGCCGCTCCCTCTACGCCATCGGCGGCAACGTCGACGCCGCCAAGGCGGCCGGCATCCGCACCGACCGGGTGCTGTGGATCGTCATCGTCACCGGCAGCCTGCTCGCCGCCCTCGCCGGACTGCTGCTCTCCGGACGGCTCGCGTCCGTCGCCTCCGCGCAGGGCAACGGGTACATCTTCACTGTCTTCGCCGCCGCCGTGATCGGCGGGATCAGCCTCAACGGCGGCAAGGGCACCATGTTCGGGGCCTTCAGCGGCATCCTGCTGCTCTTCATGATCCAGAACGTCCTCACCCTCGCGGGCGTGCCCGCGCAGTGGATCGGCGCCCTCAACGGCCTGATCATCCTGGTC